Below is a window of Aerococcus viridans DNA.
GAGGGCGGACATCATAAGAACGGCGCCAGATATGCACTTGGTCTTCACCGTGAATAGCGGCCGTTTCTGCCTTATTTAATCCTTGAAGCGCACCGTAATGACGTTCGTTTAACCGCCAATGTTTGTAGACTGGTAAGTAAAGTTGGTCTAAATTATCTAGCGTATAAAAAGTTGTTTGAATCGCGCGTGATAGTAGGGAAGTGTGTACAACATCAAAAATTAAACCTTCTTCTTTAAGCGCTAGACCGGCGGCCTTAGCCTCCTCCACCCCCAGAGGACTTAAAGCCGGATCTAACCATCCAGTAAACACATTTTGTAAATTTAATTCACTTTGTCCGTGGCGGATAAATACTAATTTAGTCATCTTTCTCCATCCTTTCAAGGATACTGCCGTTTTGTTTTTAGGATTACCTACACTATACACCCAGGTAAAAACGATAGCAAGAAAAGACACCTCAACTTCTTTAATAACAAGCGAAAATGTCTGGTTGATAAAGTTTTGTATATATTATGATCTCACTGTTTTTGTAATTGTTATTATGGAGAGTAGTCGTTTATATATGAGTAAGAGACTGAAACGTCCTAGCATGCCTTAGCAGGGAAGAGAGGCTGACTACTGACCCATATCATTCTATTAGGCGCATTAGCCCTTACAGAATGAATTGCCAGACAAAGAATTAGACCTTGGCTAATTCTGGGCCCACTGCTTTTAAAACTATGATAGGTATGTGAAGGCCGATGACCTGCTATAATAATAAGAGTATGTGTATTTAATACCTTGTATTTTTCAGAAAAATGGCGTATGCTTAGGAAGCATAAAAAGAGGGAATGAGGTTCTCCCTGGTCAAGTAGATGGTGATTTTAGGCCATCCCATACCGAACCGCTGAAAAGCTGATGACTTCTGCAAGTAAAACTGCAGGCGTATCAGCTTTTTTTTGCCTGCAAAAGGAGGAAATTATGTTACTATCGTTAGGTTTTATCATTATTGTGGGGTATTTATTGGGGCGCTTGTTGAGTGCGATGAATTTACCTAGTTTAATCGGCTACATCATCGCTGGCTTAATCATGGGACCGTCATTTTTTAATCTAATTGACCAAAGTACATTGGATATATCCAGTGATTTAAGACGGATTGCCTTGATGATCATCTTACTTAGAGCGGGTTTAAATATCGATTTGCAGGACTTGAAGAAAGTAGGGCGCCCAGCCATCTTGATGAGCTTCCTACCAGCCACCCTAGAAATCATCGGGACTATCATTTTGGCACCAATATTCTTTGGGATGTCATACTTATCTGCCGCTATCTTAGGGACTATTATCGCGGCCACATCACCAGCCGTCGTCGTTGCCCGCATGTTAGATTTAATGGGTAAGGGATACGGTAAGAAAAAAGGGGTACCGCAAATGATTCTAGCGGGCTCTTCTATGGATGATATCTTCGTCATCATCATATTCACTGCCTTAACAGCCCTTGCTCAAACTGGTGAATTCCATTGGTTAAGCATGCTATCTATGCCAACTTCTATCATATTAGGCATCGCTGGGGGATTATTGGTAGGTTGGCTACTGTCACTAGCCATTGAAAAATATCAATTATCAGGTGGATACCCAGTCATCTTAACCTTTGGGATGGCTATGTTATTTGATGGAATTGAAAAAGCCATGACAGGACCAATCGGCTTCTCAGCCTTACTTGCTGTGATGGCGATGGGCTTTATGATACTTCGCGTCAATCCAGTTCAAGCTAAATCTGTTCAAGTAGGGTTTAATAACTTATGGCAAGTCTTTGAAATTATCCTGTTCGTGTTAGTTGGTGCCAGCATGTCCATCGAATCCGTGAAAGATTCAGGCATCATTGCAATAGTGTTAATTGTCTTGTTGTTGGTATTTAGAGGACTTGGTGTACTTTTATCTGTTTTAGGCACTCAATTAAACAAGGAGGAAAAAGCATTCGCCATTTTTGCCTACATTCCAAAAGCCACAGTACAAGCAGCCATAGGGGCGGTGCCCTTAGCGATGGGCTTGCCGAGTGGTCAAATCATTTTAATCATCTCAGTCGTTGCCATCTTAGTCACCGCACCGCTTGGCGCTGTCTTAATCGACCAAACCCATAATCGACTATTGCGTGATGATCGATAAATAAGAATATGAAAACAAAAAAAGCTGACCCTCAGAAAAATGAGGACCAGCTTTTTTTTTCGGGATATTTATTTATTTTAGAATGGCGCCGTGAAGCCACCATCTACAGTGATAATATCACCGTTGATAAATTTAGCCTCATCTGATGCTAAGAATACTGCGACATTGGCAATATCTTCAGGTTGATAACACCTGGGTTTAAGGCGCTGACGGCACCAATCCGAGCGTTCCCAAAGTCACTTGAGTCGGTCACGGTTGAGGCAATATTTGTAGCGATGGCACCTGGGGCGATACCGTTAACACGAATTTTGTTGTTGGTATACATGAAGGCAGTTGATTTCGTCATAGCAGACACAGGGTGTTTAGACGCAACATATGTCGTTCCCGCAACTAAGGCAATGATAGAGAAAGCTAAAACCGAAGGCATATCTATAAGTATTTAAATGTTTAGATCTTTAGATGTTTAAGTGTTTATTTTGAATGATAATTTTTTTCGTGTTCACGTAATTTGTCGCGGGCTTCTTGTGGTAAGCCTTTGCCGTAGTCCATCATACGGACGATGTCTTTGAAGGCTGCTTTTGGTATAGCAAGGTCATCAATATCTTTGTTGGTTAATTGTAAGTCAATTTCATCTGCTTTTCCGGCTGCTAATTTATTGACAAAATCCGGCTCTGTAATAAAAGGCGATGACATCCCCACCATATCTGCATATTGGATAGCTTCCATGGCTTTGTCAGGTGAATTGATCCCACCAGTTGCCATCATGACAACGCGACCATTTAAATGGTCATGAACGATTTTATTGACTGGTTGACCATAGTATTGACCTTCAGCGCGTACAGTATGTTGAAAAATGTTTTGTCCCCAAGAGGCAATAGCGAGGTAATCTAAATCTGCCACTTCAAGGATCCAGTCCACCCATTGGTTAAATTCTTCAACGGTATAGCCGATTTCCTTGCCGCGCGTTTCTTCAGGGGTGCCTCTAAAACCGAGGATAAAATCACTTGGCGCTTCTTCATTGATCACTTTTTGTACTTCTTTAAAGACTTCAAGTCCAAAGCGGGCCCGGTTCTCTAAACTTTGTAGACCATATTCATCTGTCCGTTGGTTTGAATAAGGAGAGAAGAAAGTCTGCATCAATAAACGTTGAGCCGCTGAAATTTCCACCCCAGCAAAACCTGCTTTAATCGCACGGCGAGTGGCGTCTCCGTACTGGCGAACGACTTGCTTGATCTTACGTGGTGACATTTCTAAAACTTGGTGGTCGATTGGCGTATGCAAGTGCTGCGGACTTGGGCCATAAACTGTGTAGTAGTCCAAGATCGCTTGGTTGGCAAAACGGCCAGCATGGGTTAATTGTAGGATGGCTTTGGCGCCGTCAGCTTGCATGGCGGTAGCCATTTTGCGAAGACCTGGAATAGCGCGATCGTCGTCAACGGAGAAACCATATTCAAACAGTTGACCGTAGGGTTCGATGTAGGCAGCACCGGTCACTTGGATGGGAGCTGACTTAGCGCGACGGCTGGCGTAATCGAGGTCTTCTTGGGTGATGAAGCCTTCTTGGGTGGATGAATTGGTTACGATTGGCGATAGGGCAAAGCGGTTTTCGAGGACTAGGCCGTTGGGTAGGGTCACTGGTTGTAACAAAGTCTTGTAATCTTGGGTCATGATTGGTTGTCCTTTCTATGTCTATGGATTTCAGAATGAATTTGGATTGAATATTTGAAAATCACAATAGGTGTATGCGGATACATAATTAGTTGGATAAAAACAAATTATGCAAACATTTGAACAGTTTATATGATATCATGATAATAGTTGAAAAGGCTAGCCCTGTAATTTGTGGATATAATTGTAAACTTGTAATATTACAGTTTATAAAAGTAAAGGAGTACAGTTGTATGACCAATACAGTGAAATGGAATGTCCTTGATTTCGTGGTCCGTGACAAGGGAAAAAGCGATAGAGAGGCTTACGCTGATACACTCGCTTTAGTTAAGACGGCTGAAGATTTGGGTTATCACCGCTTTTGGTTTGCGGAACACCACAGTTTAGCTGCTTATCCATCCGCTGCCCCAGAAATTCTGATGACCCATTTTTTGAGTCAGACTAAGCGGTTGAAATTTGGGTCAGGCGGGGTCATGTTGCCCCATTATGCCCCATTGAAAGTGGCTGAAGTCTTTGCTACAATCGCTCACTTGTATCCTGGCCGGGTGGATTTAGGTATGGGCAACAATCCCGGCCGTCAAGCGGTTCGTGAGGCATTGGATAATAATCTCAAAGGCTACAGGGACAATGAAGAGGCTATGGGGGAAGTGCGAGACTTTCTGACCCAAACAGCCTCCTCTTATGGGGATGTCCAGGTTTATCCGCGGGCTGAAACCCCACCGACCTTGTGGACCCTATCAGCCAGCGAAGAATCAGCTTATAAGGCTGCCCGATTAGGGATTGGCTACGTTTATAGTTTATTATTTAACCAGGACGAAGATGCCATTGAAGTGGCGGGGCGGATTGCGAAAATTTACCGGGACAATTTCCAAGCATCAGCCACTTTAGCTAAGCCTCAATTTATGGTTTCAGCCTTCATTGCTGTTGTGCCAGAGGGAACTGATATCAAGCCACTTCAGCGAGCATTTGATTTATGGATTCTTGGCAAAAAGGACTACAGCGAATTTGACCACTTGCCAACTATCGATGAAGCAGCCAACTATAAGTTTACGCAACCAGATTTGGTTAAAATAGCCCGTAACCGCAAAAAACTCATCACAGGTGATATCCGGCAAGTCAAAATTCAAATTGACCGGATCATTGATGTCACAGCTGCCGATGAATTTATGGTGATCCCGACGGTGCCGGGCATAGAAAGTCGTCAAGAACACCTGGCCTTGATCGCACAAGCCTTTGATATCTAGACATCAGCTTGAGCGGCGATGGCCCTTTTTCCAAAAAATAATGATAACAAAATTACAAGTAAATCATTAGTCAATCAGGGCAAATCATGCTACATTGATCAACAAAGAAGCAATCAAATTTTAGGAGGAAACAACATGCGCAAACTAGCAAATTATCTATGGGTAGAACAAAACGAAGACGAATTCACATTTATCATGACACCAGAATTACAAGACGACATCGGGACCGTTGGCTACGTCGAATTCATCGCCAATGACGGCGACCAAATCGAAAAAGACCAAGCGATTTTAAACCTGGAAGCCTCAAAAACCGTCCTAGAATTGCAAGCACCATTGGCAGGAACTATCACAGCCATCAACAAAGAAGCAGAAGAAGCACCTGAACAATTGAACTCAGAAAAAGCCGAAGCCAGCTGGGTATACAAAATGACTGGCGTAGACCAAGCAGCATACGACCAACTGCCAGAAGCCTAGACTGATGGACAAAGCGCTCAAGACGGCCATTCACTACCTGTGGGACCATCAGAATGAAAGCAGTCACGCCCAGAAAGCCTTTACTGAATCTTTGAAAAGGGCAGGCATCGTCCAAGCTGACGGGACATTGAACTTAGCGTCCATCGCCGACGAAAACGACCGCTGGGCCATTTTCCGTGGGCTAGTCAATGTACGAGACAGCTACCAGCCGAGTGAAGAATATTTGATGGCCGAAGGAGCAGTCTTGCAGGCCAAGCTAGCGCCAGCTGCCAGTCCAGACCAATGGCAAAAAAGCCAGTTGGACCAACGTATTTTTCTTTGGCAAGGGGATATTACCCGCTTGAAGGTGGATGCCATTGTGAACGCGGCCAATAAGAATGGACTAGGTTGCTATATTCCAAACCATCATTGTATAGACAATACAATCCATACAATGGCGGGTGCTCAGGTAAGAACGGACATGGCGCTTGCCCTTAATGGCCGTAAACTGCCAGTGGGGAAGGTCATGGTTACAAAAGCTTACAACTTGCCAGCAAAATTCATTTTTCACACGGTGGGGCCGGTGATTTATAAGGAACCTGTGTCAAAAATGAACCAAGATTTGTTGGCTGCTTGCTATAGAAATTGCCTGGTAGAAGCGGATAAGATGGGGCTTTCGAGTATTGCCTTCTGTGCCATTTCTACGGGTGAATTCCGCTTTACTAAAACCTTGGCCCGGGATATTGCCATCCAAACGGTCCGCGATTATTTGGCGCAGACGGCTAGTGGGTTACAGGTCCTCTTCAATGTCTATTCGGCTGAAGATCTGGCCCTATATGAAGACGTATTGATGTAAAAACGTTAAAAATAATGACGAATTTTTGGAGTAGGTAGGCTAAAAACTAGCTGCCTACTCTTTTTACAGGAAAGGAAGAAGTATAGGTATGTGGAAATCCTTTGAGGACCCTACAGAAAATCAAGCAAGTATGTTAAAAGAAGCAATAACTGAGGCAGATGCTGTAGTTATCGGTATCGGGGCTGGCATGTCGGCTGCAGATGGCTTTACCTATGTGGGGCCGCGGTTTGAAAATAATTTCCCTGACTTTATTGAGAAATATGGTTTCTTCGATATGTTACAAGCTAGTTTATTCGATTTTCCATCGACGCAAGAATATTGGGCTTTTGAATCACGTTTTATCGCCTTAAATTATCTTGATCAACCAGTTGGAGAATCTTACATTGCGTTGAAAGATTTATTAAGAAGTAAACCACATCATATTATTACGACCAATGCCGATAATGCCTTTGCGGCTGCTGATTATGATATAGATAAGGTCTTCCATATTCAAGGAGAGTATATCCTGATGCAGTGTAGTCAAATGTGCCATCAAGAAACCTACCGAGACGACGATTTAATCCGGCAAATGGTGGACCAGCAAGAAAATATGGCGATTCCTTATGATTTAATTCCGCGTTGTCCAAAATGTGGAGCTGTTATGGAAGTAAATAAACGAAAAGCAGGTAAAGGGATGGTTGAAAGTCCAGATTTCTTTGCACAAAAAGCACGCTATGATGCCTTTTTGGATGAATACGAGGGACAAGCTATTCTCTTTTTAGATATAGGGGTCGGTTATACCACGCCACAATTTGTAAAGACACCTTTCCAAGAGATGACGGCTAAAAACCCTAAAGCGATGTATGTACCAATGAATAAGAAATTATACCGCATTCCTGACCACTTAAAACAACAAACGTATCGTTTAGATGAGGATATTGCAGAAACGATTATTGGTGCAAATGCTTTAATGCAGGAGGAATTAGCCAAATGATCGTCATTGAACCAATCCGAAATGGCCAATATATCATGGATGGTGCTTACGCCTTAGCGGTCCAAGTCTATGTGCAAGAGCATCTTGAAATTACAGAGCCGATATTATTACCTTATATCGTCGAGCCAACAGTCCAAGTGGGCCGGTTTCAAAATTCCCTGGTTGAAGTCAATGAAGACTATGTTGAAGACCATGACATCCTACTCGTCCGCCGCGATACCGGTGGCGGGACCCTTTACCAAGACGCCGGCCACGTCAACTTTTGCTTCCTTTATCCAGGGAACACAGATATTTACGGCAATTACGCCAAGATGTACCAGCCAACGATTGATGCCCTAGAGAAATTTGGGGTCAAAGACCTGAGTCAGAGTGGACGGAACGATTTAGAGATTGCTGGTAAAAAGATTTCAGGGGCTGCCATGACCATGAAGAATAATTTAGTATATGGTGGCTTCTCCTTAATGCTTGATGTCGACTATGATGCTATGGTCAAAGCCCTCAATCCTAATGAAAAGAAAATTACTTCAAAAGGCATCCAATCTGTCCGTGCACGGGTAACGGACATCAGAAGTCATTTAGCGCCAGCTTACCAAAAGCTGACCAATTTTGAATTCAAAGATTTGATGGCTGCTGAATTTTTAGGCATCGAGGATATGAGTCAAGCCAAGCGGTATGATTTAACCGACCGAGACTGGGCTATTATCGACCAGATGGTGGCCGATAAATACAAGAATTGGGACTGGAACTTCGGCAATAACCCGACATATGCCATCAATAACGCCGTCCGCGCCCCTGGCATAGGAACCATTGAAGTGTCCTTAGAAGTCGCTAAAGGCCATATTCAAAAATGTCGGATTTATGGCGACTTTTTTGGTAAAAAGGATATTGCTGACCTAGAACAGGTGCTCATCGGCCAACCCCTTAGACAAGAATCGCTGGCTGAGCTGTTAAGGAATATCGATTTAACGCCTTATTTTGGCCCCATTGACCCAACTGTTCTCATTAACCTACTTTTAGCATGATATGCTAAAATATATACATATTAAAGTAAAGAAAGAGTTGAATTATTTTGAGAAAATTAAACGGGCCAACAAAGCAAGGGGTCCAATGGTTGGCCTTGATTGCGTTATTTATTCTAACCGTCATCAATTGGTCGTATCTTGTCCAAACAGTTTCTATGATTTGGTCAGTCGTCTTCCCTTTAATTCTAGGTGGAATGATTGCCTTTGTCTTGAACCTATTGATGACTTGGATCGA
It encodes the following:
- a CDS encoding SDR family oxidoreductase; this encodes MANVAVFLASDEAKFINGDIITVDGGFTAPF
- a CDS encoding NADH-dependent flavin oxidoreductase — encoded protein: MTQDYKTLLQPVTLPNGLVLENRFALSPIVTNSSTQEGFITQEDLDYASRRAKSAPIQVTGAAYIEPYGQLFEYGFSVDDDRAIPGLRKMATAMQADGAKAILQLTHAGRFANQAILDYYTVYGPSPQHLHTPIDHQVLEMSPRKIKQVVRQYGDATRRAIKAGFAGVEISAAQRLLMQTFFSPYSNQRTDEYGLQSLENRARFGLEVFKEVQKVINEEAPSDFILGFRGTPEETRGKEIGYTVEEFNQWVDWILEVADLDYLAIASWGQNIFQHTVRAEGQYYGQPVNKIVHDHLNGRVVMMATGGINSPDKAMEAIQYADMVGMSSPFITEPDFVNKLAAGKADEIDLQLTNKDIDDLAIPKAAFKDIVRMMDYGKGLPQEARDKLREHEKNYHSK
- a CDS encoding protein-ADP-ribose hydrolase, with product MDKALKTAIHYLWDHQNESSHAQKAFTESLKRAGIVQADGTLNLASIADENDRWAIFRGLVNVRDSYQPSEEYLMAEGAVLQAKLAPAASPDQWQKSQLDQRIFLWQGDITRLKVDAIVNAANKNGLGCYIPNHHCIDNTIHTMAGAQVRTDMALALNGRKLPVGKVMVTKAYNLPAKFIFHTVGPVIYKEPVSKMNQDLLAACYRNCLVEADKMGLSSIAFCAISTGEFRFTKTLARDIAIQTVRDYLAQTASGLQVLFNVYSAEDLALYEDVLM
- the gpmA gene encoding 2,3-diphosphoglycerate-dependent phosphoglycerate mutase; the encoded protein is MTKLVFIRHGQSELNLQNVFTGWLDPALSPLGVEEAKAAGLALKEEGLIFDVVHTSLLSRAIQTTFYTLDNLDQLYLPVYKHWRLNERHYGALQGLNKAETAAIHGEDQVHIWRRSYDVRPPQATANTFDRRYQDLDIDHLLAGESLKDTLNRTMPYWEDHIAADLKEGKNVLVVAHGNSLRSLTKYLEGISDEDIPDLEIATGEPIIYDVDETLHISNKKVLTKHIAK
- a CDS encoding MsnO8 family LLM class oxidoreductase — translated: MTNTVKWNVLDFVVRDKGKSDREAYADTLALVKTAEDLGYHRFWFAEHHSLAAYPSAAPEILMTHFLSQTKRLKFGSGGVMLPHYAPLKVAEVFATIAHLYPGRVDLGMGNNPGRQAVREALDNNLKGYRDNEEAMGEVRDFLTQTASSYGDVQVYPRAETPPTLWTLSASEESAYKAARLGIGYVYSLLFNQDEDAIEVAGRIAKIYRDNFQASATLAKPQFMVSAFIAVVPEGTDIKPLQRAFDLWILGKKDYSEFDHLPTIDEAANYKFTQPDLVKIARNRKKLITGDIRQVKIQIDRIIDVTAADEFMVIPTVPGIESRQEHLALIAQAFDI
- a CDS encoding SIR2 family NAD-dependent protein deacylase is translated as MWKSFEDPTENQASMLKEAITEADAVVIGIGAGMSAADGFTYVGPRFENNFPDFIEKYGFFDMLQASLFDFPSTQEYWAFESRFIALNYLDQPVGESYIALKDLLRSKPHHIITTNADNAFAAADYDIDKVFHIQGEYILMQCSQMCHQETYRDDDLIRQMVDQQENMAIPYDLIPRCPKCGAVMEVNKRKAGKGMVESPDFFAQKARYDAFLDEYEGQAILFLDIGVGYTTPQFVKTPFQEMTAKNPKAMYVPMNKKLYRIPDHLKQQTYRLDEDIAETIIGANALMQEELAK
- a CDS encoding glycine cleavage system protein H, which translates into the protein MRKLANYLWVEQNEDEFTFIMTPELQDDIGTVGYVEFIANDGDQIEKDQAILNLEASKTVLELQAPLAGTITAINKEAEEAPEQLNSEKAEASWVYKMTGVDQAAYDQLPEA
- a CDS encoding SDR family oxidoreductase; translation: MPSVLAFSIIALVAGTTYVASKHPVSAMTKSTAFMYTNNKIRVNGIAPGAIATNIASTVTDSSDFGNARIGAVSALNPGVINLKILPMSQYS
- a CDS encoding cation:proton antiporter, producing MLLSLGFIIIVGYLLGRLLSAMNLPSLIGYIIAGLIMGPSFFNLIDQSTLDISSDLRRIALMIILLRAGLNIDLQDLKKVGRPAILMSFLPATLEIIGTIILAPIFFGMSYLSAAILGTIIAATSPAVVVARMLDLMGKGYGKKKGVPQMILAGSSMDDIFVIIIFTALTALAQTGEFHWLSMLSMPTSIILGIAGGLLVGWLLSLAIEKYQLSGGYPVILTFGMAMLFDGIEKAMTGPIGFSALLAVMAMGFMILRVNPVQAKSVQVGFNNLWQVFEIILFVLVGASMSIESVKDSGIIAIVLIVLLLVFRGLGVLLSVLGTQLNKEEKAFAIFAYIPKATVQAAIGAVPLAMGLPSGQIILIISVVAILVTAPLGAVLIDQTHNRLLRDDR
- a CDS encoding lipoate--protein ligase codes for the protein MIVIEPIRNGQYIMDGAYALAVQVYVQEHLEITEPILLPYIVEPTVQVGRFQNSLVEVNEDYVEDHDILLVRRDTGGGTLYQDAGHVNFCFLYPGNTDIYGNYAKMYQPTIDALEKFGVKDLSQSGRNDLEIAGKKISGAAMTMKNNLVYGGFSLMLDVDYDAMVKALNPNEKKITSKGIQSVRARVTDIRSHLAPAYQKLTNFEFKDLMAAEFLGIEDMSQAKRYDLTDRDWAIIDQMVADKYKNWDWNFGNNPTYAINNAVRAPGIGTIEVSLEVAKGHIQKCRIYGDFFGKKDIADLEQVLIGQPLRQESLAELLRNIDLTPYFGPIDPTVLINLLLA